Proteins encoded in a region of the Solanum dulcamara chromosome 9, daSolDulc1.2, whole genome shotgun sequence genome:
- the LOC129903753 gene encoding uncharacterized protein LOC129903753, whose protein sequence is MASLWSYQEETVDELRQKLLYTNLELEQLKTEKIDEMRKNKEYVKQLIQILKIVCQERDEAKDEIQKLVNSPLIMKSTKANSSITESSVTYNYHNSSPKINSVSSPECSNNNVNAAYDRNVRFSDNCVTQLALKVDKASLVIDNLVKGKTLPQQGKLLQAVIETGPILQTLLVFGQLPQWRNPPQFTPFNIPQVSIKGDSYLSHPEDSRSLQISQQMLSTCMLNFASFDSGSCLENQSLNKFILGKRQRLY, encoded by the exons atggCTTCTTTATGGAGTTACCAAGAAGAG ACAGTGGATGAATTGAGACAAAAGCTTTTGTACActaatcttgaacttgaacaaTTGAAGACAGAAAAAATAGATGAAATGAGGAAGAATAAAGAATATGTGAAGCAATTAATCCAAATCTTGAAGATAGTTTGTCAAGAAAGAGATGAAGCAAAAGATGAAATTCAAAAACTAGTCAATAGTCCTCTTATCATGAAGTCCACAAAAGCAAATTCAAGTATAACTGAGTCTTCAGTAACATACAATTACCataattcatctccaaaaatCAACTCAGTTTCTTCCCCTGAATGTTCCAACAACAACGTCAACGCTGCTTATGATCGTAATGTTCGATTCTCAGATAATTGTGTTACTCAATTGGCCCTAAAAGTTGACAAGGCCTCATTGGTTATTGACAATCTTGTAAAGGGGAAAACTTTGCCTCAACAAGGGAAACTCTTGCAAGCTGTTATTGAAACAGGGCCAATTCTGCAGACACTTTTAGTTTTCGGACAACTTCCTCAATGGCGAAATCCCCCTCAGTTTACACCGTTTAATATCCCACAAGTTTCCATTAAAGGGGATAGTTATTTGAGCCATCCTGAAGATTCAAGATCATTGCAAATTTCTCAACAAATGTTGTCAACATGTATGTtaaattttgctagttttgaCTCTGGTTCTTGTTTGGAAAATCAGAGTTTGAATAAGTTTATCTTAGGAAAGAGGCAAAGATTGTACTGA